The following coding sequences lie in one Nitratireductor mangrovi genomic window:
- a CDS encoding hydantoinase/oxoprolinase family protein has translation MPSSDQLAIAVDIGGTFTDISLLERGSGKVWRAKTPSVPSDPSEAFLTGIRLALADAGRDAGALAQVLHGTTVATNMILENKGARTALVTTRGFRHVLAIGRQDIPRKANLYNWVKPERPVPASRIVEVDERIAAGGAVLEPLDEASVLAAAERLKGMDIEAVGICLLHAFANPDHERRVAEILREALPGMAVTTSTDVLPVVREYERSLTTVLNATVMPGVTTYVSRLEKRLEDEKAAAPLLLMQSNGGVAGAAAIRQAPALTALSGPAAGVVGARAIAAACGIDDLITVDIGGTSADICLIKDGKIGLTQHGKVGEWPLPLPMVDMVTIGAGGGSIAAVEDHTLTVGPRSAGAMPGPAAYGNGGDNATVTDAHVVLGHLPARLLGGRMALDVDAARAVIEKKVAAPLRLTVEEAARGILAIVDNHMIGAVRVVSVERGHDPRDFTLVPFGGAGPLHGCALAELLGITRVLIPPAPGVLCADGLLAADLKAEFSRTLPKAGPVDIEAAQGIFAELETQARDWLQSENVAEENRRIVRVALLRYHGQGGEIAVPWGDTAAAVEKAFAAEHRALYGFTLDAAIELITLRVEATGLTARTAPETLAPGNSVEPYDHVPVHLGAAKANVPVVDRAALGAGARLAGPMVLTQLDTTTLVPPGWNGGVHATGALILTRNEDDRA, from the coding sequence ATGCCCTCGTCTGACCAGCTTGCGATCGCCGTCGACATCGGCGGTACCTTCACCGACATCTCGCTCCTGGAACGCGGCTCCGGGAAGGTCTGGCGCGCGAAGACGCCGAGCGTGCCGTCGGACCCTTCCGAAGCCTTCCTGACCGGGATCAGGCTGGCGCTGGCCGATGCCGGGCGTGACGCCGGCGCGCTGGCGCAGGTGCTGCACGGCACCACCGTCGCCACCAACATGATCCTGGAAAACAAGGGTGCGCGCACCGCCCTGGTGACGACCCGCGGCTTCCGCCACGTGCTGGCGATCGGTCGCCAGGACATTCCGCGCAAGGCCAATCTCTACAACTGGGTGAAGCCGGAACGCCCGGTGCCCGCCTCGCGCATCGTCGAGGTCGACGAACGCATCGCTGCCGGCGGCGCCGTGCTCGAACCGCTCGACGAGGCGAGCGTGCTTGCCGCCGCCGAAAGGCTCAAGGGCATGGACATCGAGGCGGTCGGCATCTGCCTGCTGCATGCCTTTGCCAATCCCGACCACGAACGGCGCGTCGCAGAGATCCTCCGCGAGGCGCTGCCGGGCATGGCCGTCACCACCTCGACCGACGTGCTGCCGGTGGTGCGCGAATACGAGCGCTCGCTGACGACCGTGCTCAACGCCACCGTGATGCCGGGCGTGACAACCTATGTCAGCCGGCTCGAAAAGCGGCTGGAAGACGAAAAGGCCGCCGCCCCGCTGCTTCTCATGCAGTCGAATGGCGGCGTGGCGGGAGCGGCGGCGATCCGCCAGGCGCCGGCGCTGACCGCGCTTTCCGGACCCGCCGCCGGTGTCGTCGGCGCCCGCGCGATCGCCGCAGCCTGCGGCATCGACGATCTGATCACGGTCGATATCGGCGGCACCAGCGCCGACATCTGCCTGATCAAGGACGGCAAGATCGGGCTGACCCAGCACGGCAAGGTCGGCGAATGGCCGTTGCCGCTGCCGATGGTCGACATGGTCACCATCGGCGCCGGCGGCGGCTCGATCGCAGCCGTCGAGGACCACACGCTGACGGTCGGCCCGCGCAGCGCCGGCGCCATGCCGGGCCCGGCCGCCTACGGCAATGGCGGCGACAACGCAACCGTCACCGACGCCCATGTCGTGCTCGGCCATCTGCCGGCCCGTCTCCTCGGCGGCAGGATGGCGCTCGATGTCGATGCGGCGCGCGCCGTGATCGAGAAAAAGGTCGCCGCGCCGCTACGGCTGACGGTGGAGGAGGCCGCGCGCGGCATTCTGGCGATCGTCGACAACCACATGATCGGCGCCGTGCGTGTCGTGTCGGTCGAGCGCGGCCACGACCCGCGCGACTTCACACTGGTGCCGTTCGGCGGCGCCGGGCCGCTGCATGGCTGCGCGCTGGCCGAGCTCCTCGGCATCACCCGTGTGCTGATCCCGCCGGCACCCGGTGTGTTGTGCGCGGACGGCCTGCTGGCCGCCGACCTCAAGGCCGAGTTCAGCCGAACCTTGCCCAAGGCCGGCCCGGTCGACATCGAGGCTGCGCAAGGCATCTTCGCCGAGTTGGAAACGCAGGCCCGCGACTGGCTGCAAAGCGAGAATGTCGCCGAGGAAAACCGCCGCATCGTGCGGGTGGCGCTCTTGCGCTACCACGGCCAGGGCGGCGAGATCGCCGTGCCCTGGGGCGATACGGCGGCCGCTGTCGAAAAGGCCTTCGCGGCGGAGCACAGGGCGCTCTACGGCTTCACCCTCGATGCGGCGATCGAACTCATCACGCTGCGGGTCGAGGCAACCGGCCTGACCGCACGCACGGCGCCGGAGACCCTGGCTCCCGGGAACTCCGTCGAACCCTATGACCACGTGCCGGTCCATCTCGGCGCTGCCAAGGCAAACGTCCCCGTGGTCGATCGCGCCGCGCTCGGCGCCGGCGCGCGT
- a CDS encoding hydantoinase B/oxoprolinase family protein: MLQSIDKKRPAADASRVCDPVSLEIIRGAVAAAQSEMEALLERTAISAFIREKKDFYTALFDAEGEMAVGSMVPIFGDMTGPVLEKFPADTMKPGDLYWYNDCYGSRGAVSHSNDQVLLAPVFRNGRRCAFVMSWAHFADIGGIRPGSISPDATEIFQEGIIVPVTKLIDGGVTNETALEIFHRNSRFPEQSIGDMRALMASVELGVRRVAEIVDRFDADVFADALAQLLARTRRLVREKLAETFDYGTHRFTDAIDGDGHGNGPFKMRFALTREKGGDGEDRFVFDATESDDQAPGPVNYLMNRGVPGMALGLYYLGGDPGQVCNAGGPHALDEVRLREGSFLLPRFPAPLGMRGLTAMRVISAMNGLVNVAGGGAPAANSAYVISIMRGNFRNEAGELERFLLADGIGVGYGARPNADGIDAVYFVAQENYPVEFLELGYPVRLLRYGIVPDSGGPGRFRGGCGIVREYEVLAEDAVLAVRIDSVKNPPWGIDGGMGGGAGRATVNPGTDRERVLAPLSDGNRLVRGDILRMETGGGGGHGHPFERPTDRVLEDVLGGFVSVEAARERYGVVIDGGAVDADATARLRATKPAVRRFHRQEYVDALV; this comes from the coding sequence CTGCGACCCGGTCTCGCTCGAGATCATCCGCGGCGCGGTGGCGGCCGCGCAGTCGGAGATGGAGGCGCTCTTGGAGCGCACCGCGATTTCCGCCTTCATCCGCGAGAAGAAGGATTTTTACACCGCGCTTTTCGACGCCGAGGGCGAGATGGCGGTGGGTTCCATGGTGCCGATCTTCGGCGACATGACCGGCCCGGTGCTGGAGAAGTTTCCGGCCGACACGATGAAGCCCGGCGATCTTTACTGGTACAATGATTGCTACGGCTCGCGCGGCGCCGTCTCGCACTCCAACGATCAGGTGCTGCTCGCCCCGGTCTTCCGCAACGGCCGCCGCTGCGCCTTCGTGATGAGCTGGGCGCACTTTGCCGACATCGGCGGCATTCGGCCCGGCTCGATCAGCCCCGATGCGACCGAGATCTTCCAGGAAGGCATCATCGTCCCGGTGACCAAGCTCATCGACGGCGGCGTCACCAACGAGACGGCGCTCGAAATCTTCCACCGCAATTCGCGCTTCCCCGAGCAAAGCATCGGCGATATGCGCGCCCTGATGGCGAGCGTCGAACTCGGCGTCCGGCGCGTCGCCGAGATCGTCGACCGCTTTGATGCCGACGTCTTCGCCGACGCGCTGGCCCAGCTCCTTGCCCGCACCCGGCGGCTGGTGCGCGAGAAGCTGGCGGAAACCTTCGACTACGGCACCCATCGCTTCACCGACGCCATAGACGGTGACGGACATGGCAACGGGCCGTTCAAGATGCGCTTCGCGCTGACCCGCGAGAAGGGCGGCGACGGCGAGGACCGCTTCGTCTTCGACGCCACGGAGAGCGACGACCAGGCTCCCGGCCCGGTCAACTACCTGATGAACCGGGGCGTACCAGGCATGGCGCTCGGGCTTTATTATCTCGGCGGCGATCCGGGCCAGGTGTGCAATGCCGGCGGGCCGCACGCGCTCGACGAGGTGCGGCTGCGCGAAGGCTCGTTCCTGCTGCCGCGCTTTCCCGCCCCGCTCGGCATGCGCGGCTTGACCGCGATGCGGGTGATCTCGGCCATGAACGGGCTCGTCAACGTCGCCGGCGGCGGCGCTCCGGCCGCCAACTCGGCCTATGTGATCTCGATCATGCGCGGCAATTTCCGCAACGAGGCCGGCGAGCTTGAGCGCTTCCTGCTCGCCGACGGCATCGGCGTCGGTTACGGCGCGCGCCCCAACGCCGACGGCATCGATGCCGTCTATTTCGTCGCCCAGGAAAACTACCCGGTCGAGTTCCTCGAGCTCGGCTACCCGGTGCGGCTCCTGCGTTACGGCATCGTGCCCGATTCCGGCGGACCCGGCCGCTTCCGTGGCGGCTGTGGAATCGTGCGCGAGTACGAGGTTCTCGCCGAGGACGCCGTGCTGGCCGTGCGCATCGACAGCGTCAAGAACCCGCCCTGGGGGATCGATGGCGGCATGGGCGGCGGTGCCGGACGCGCCACCGTCAATCCCGGCACCGACCGCGAGCGGGTTCTGGCGCCGTTGTCGGACGGCAATCGCCTTGTGCGCGGCGACATCTTGCGCATGGAGACGGGCGGCGGCGGCGGCCACGGCCATCCGTTCGAACGACCAACGGATCGGGTACTGGAAGACGTGCTTGGCGGTTTCGTCAGCGTCGAGGCCGCACGTGAAAGATACGGCGTTGTGATTGATGGCGGCGCCGTCGACGCGGATGCGACCGCCCGGCTGCGCGCCACGAAGCCGGCCGTGCGCCGCTTCCATCGCCAGGAGTATGTCGATGCCCTCGTCTGA